A single window of Pyrus communis chromosome 10, drPyrComm1.1, whole genome shotgun sequence DNA harbors:
- the LOC137747860 gene encoding F-box/LRR-repeat protein 25-like produces MCEILSAGASESKGNSSPRKCTNTDRISALPDHIRHSITSLLSIKDAIRTSTLSHKWRRTYAYKSSLEFNWHDLIPNPANEAPLGTVLRANVKQFQEKIDKFKSCYLGTKIESFKVHCQFGSRHALKINGWVDFAFSKDVEDLDLAFTCDEVLSKRTNDVWEAIDYYDFPTHMLLSGEEPKFIRHLSLRTCTLRSDIFTRRFNALTNLVLSDCKFIGGVEPLAFSSGPNLEFLKLDYCKGLGSLLRFDSLHRLKTLTVTMCDGLKRIEVTNAPSLTFFRCHGDGNIKLTLDVVPNLQEMYVVLDGIDVIESFLKLEREVPHVPFLGIGKPMHNYLRPV; encoded by the coding sequence ATGTGTGAGATATTATCAGCTGGCGCCAGTGAATCCAAAGGAAACTCTTCTCCAAGAAAGTGCACCAACACCGATCGCATCAGTGCATTGCCGGATCATATTCGTCATTCCATTACCTCATTACTGAGTATAAAGGATGCCATACGCACTAGCACATTATCCCACAAATGGAGAAGAACCTATGCTTACAAGTCAAGCCTCGAGTTTAATTGGCATGACTTAATTCCAAACCCGGCCAACGAAGCTCCTTTAGGAACAGTTTTAAGGGCAAATGTGAAGCAGTTCCaagaaaaaatagataaattcaAATCATGTTATTTGGGGACGAAGATTGAATCGTTCAAGGTTCACTGTCAATTTGGAAGTAGGCATGCGCTTAAAATCAACGGCTGGGTGGACTTTGCTTTTTCAAAGGATGTTGAAGATCTTGACCTAGCTTTTACTTGTGATGAGGTGCTCTCTAAACGTACTAATGATGTTTGGGAAGCCATAGACTACTATGATTTCCCTACTCATATGCTTTTGAGTGGTGAAGAACCAAAATTTATCAGGCATCTTTCCTTGCGGACGTGCACCCTCCGGTCAGATATTTTTACCAGACGGTTTAACGCCCTAACAAATCTTGTGCTGTCGGATTGTAAGTTCATCGGAGGTGTAGAGCCGCTTGCCTTTTCATCTGGGCCAAACCTTGAGTTTCTGAAACTGGACTACTGTAAGGGATTGGGAAGTCTACTGCGCTTTGACTCACTTCACCGTTTGAAGACCCTAACGGTGACCATGTGTGACGGCTTGAAGAGGATTGAGGTAACCAATGCCCCCAGTCTCACCTTTTTTCGTTGTCACGGCGATGGAAATATAAAGCTCACTTTGGATGTGGTTCccaatttgcaagaaatgtATGTTGTTTTGGACGGAATCGATGTGATTGAAAGCTTTCTTAAGTTGGAGAGAGAAGTTCCTCATGTCCCCTTCCTTGGAATTGGCAAACCTATGCACAACTACCTTCGACCGGTTTAG